A genomic stretch from Edaphobacter aggregans includes:
- a CDS encoding sigma-54-dependent Fis family transcriptional regulator: MVHNAESAAALDLPPLDIIFGKTASMQAVRNKLERVAETDVPVLIQGESGTGKELAVRLLHSLSMRARGSLVKVSCPAIPHTLLETELFGYEKGAFTGAMSTKLGRVEQAHMGTLFLDEVGSLDLGVQSKLLQVLQDGTFVRVGGHEARTITTRLVSASNTDLRSQVEDGTFRLDFLFRINAVTINLPPLRQRIADLPILIDYFIEHYAKVFHHTPELLSKSAIRLMQNYHWPGNIRQLENLIRSYVLIGSEEALVAEMMPEPARGGITTDIDLSEPISLKNITKQATHDLERQIILKVLQANSWNRQKTAKWLQISYRSLLYKLSEVGMPEVPPRPLRMPRLVKKSGERSLKPTLSSRPRIY, from the coding sequence TTGGTTCACAACGCCGAATCCGCTGCCGCACTCGATCTCCCACCGTTGGATATCATCTTCGGCAAAACAGCATCTATGCAGGCCGTCCGCAACAAGCTCGAACGAGTGGCCGAGACAGACGTTCCCGTTCTTATTCAAGGAGAAAGCGGCACCGGCAAAGAGCTAGCTGTCCGCTTGCTGCATTCCCTCTCGATGCGTGCACGCGGCTCTCTTGTCAAAGTGAGTTGTCCGGCCATCCCGCACACCCTGCTCGAAACCGAGCTTTTCGGCTATGAAAAGGGAGCGTTTACCGGCGCGATGAGCACCAAACTCGGCCGCGTCGAGCAGGCACACATGGGCACCCTCTTCCTCGACGAAGTAGGCAGCCTCGATCTCGGCGTCCAATCCAAGCTCCTCCAGGTTCTGCAGGATGGCACCTTCGTCCGCGTCGGTGGCCACGAGGCCCGTACCATCACCACTCGCCTCGTCTCGGCCTCTAACACCGACCTCCGCAGCCAGGTCGAAGACGGCACTTTTCGCCTTGACTTCCTCTTCCGCATCAACGCAGTGACCATCAACCTTCCCCCTCTGCGCCAGCGCATCGCAGACCTGCCCATCCTCATCGACTATTTCATCGAGCACTATGCAAAAGTTTTCCACCATACACCGGAACTTCTCTCAAAGAGTGCCATCCGTCTGATGCAAAACTATCACTGGCCGGGAAACATCCGCCAGCTCGAGAACCTCATCCGTAGCTACGTCCTGATTGGAAGTGAAGAAGCCTTGGTCGCTGAGATGATGCCCGAGCCGGCCCGTGGCGGCATCACCACCGACATCGACCTCAGCGAACCCATCTCACTCAAAAACATCACCAAGCAGGCTACGCATGACCTTGAGCGTCAGATCATCCTCAAAGTCCTGCAAGCCAACAGCTGGAACCGCCAGAAGACCGCTAAGTGGCTTCAAATCAGCTACCGCTCCCTCCTCTATAAGTTGAGCGAGGTTGGCATGCCCGAGGTCCCACCCCGCCCCCTGCGTATGCCTCGTTTGGTAAAAAAAAGTGGGGAACGTTCCCTAAAACCCACACTTTCATCACGCCCCAGGATCTATTGA
- a CDS encoding TIGR03013 family XrtA/PEP-CTERM system glycosyltransferase: MIRLFNVYYPTRTIVLLLCETLIVSGSFLLATAMMLGPDTYLVLNYEYGALKIAGLTVLTLLCSYYFDLYEPQRISARWEIYFRLLLVLGLLSFLLSAVIYFFPGADIAHYVLLLGLIFLTLSLVAWRSAYEWIIGRKMFRERVYVLGAGERARTVVELLQTRKDAGMEVVGSDSRSLDKAERKEAFTTALEAFHGPDPGIDRVIIALEDRRGELPLRELLKLRFNGVVIEEAGTLLERLTGKLYLDGLRPSSFIYGEGFRVRPSQQIARRIVSTLTAATGLLLFLPFFPFVVLMVRLSSPGPIFFRQTRVGLGGRNFTVYKFRSMGTDAEAAGAKWATKNDPRVTHVGMFMRKTRLDEVPQLWNVLRGDMGFVGPRPERPEFVPWLSEQIPYFDLRHMIRPGLTGWAQVRYGYGSTLAETREKLEYDLYYIKHMSLGLDLLIMFETVKTILRRRGAQ; the protein is encoded by the coding sequence ATGATCCGGCTGTTCAATGTGTATTACCCAACACGTACCATTGTCCTGCTGCTGTGCGAGACTCTGATAGTAAGTGGTTCATTCCTGTTGGCGACGGCGATGATGCTCGGGCCAGATACCTATCTGGTCCTCAACTACGAATACGGCGCGCTGAAGATCGCGGGTCTTACAGTGCTTACTCTGCTTTGCTCCTATTACTTTGATTTATATGAGCCTCAGCGTATCTCCGCACGCTGGGAGATCTACTTTCGCCTACTGCTTGTTCTCGGATTGCTGTCCTTTTTACTTTCGGCGGTGATCTATTTTTTTCCGGGTGCTGATATTGCCCACTACGTTCTGTTGCTGGGGCTGATATTTCTGACATTGTCGTTGGTCGCTTGGCGTAGTGCGTATGAGTGGATCATCGGGAGAAAGATGTTTCGTGAGCGCGTGTATGTGCTCGGCGCCGGTGAACGTGCACGGACAGTTGTTGAATTGCTTCAAACTCGCAAGGATGCAGGTATGGAGGTCGTTGGTTCCGATTCACGTTCGCTCGACAAAGCTGAACGGAAAGAGGCCTTTACAACGGCGCTTGAAGCTTTTCACGGTCCCGATCCAGGGATCGATCGCGTAATTATTGCCCTCGAAGATCGCCGCGGAGAACTTCCATTACGCGAGTTGCTGAAACTGCGATTCAACGGTGTGGTGATTGAAGAGGCTGGGACGTTGCTGGAGAGGCTTACGGGCAAATTGTATCTGGATGGACTGCGCCCGAGCAGCTTCATCTACGGAGAAGGATTTCGCGTGAGGCCGTCGCAGCAGATCGCAAGGCGCATTGTTTCTACGTTGACAGCAGCCACAGGTCTGCTTTTATTTCTACCTTTTTTCCCATTTGTGGTGCTGATGGTTCGTTTGTCTTCGCCTGGACCAATCTTTTTCCGTCAGACCCGTGTTGGACTTGGCGGACGCAACTTTACCGTTTATAAGTTTCGTTCGATGGGGACGGACGCTGAGGCTGCCGGGGCCAAATGGGCGACAAAGAACGATCCCCGTGTTACGCACGTGGGCATGTTCATGCGGAAGACGCGATTGGATGAGGTTCCGCAATTGTGGAATGTGCTACGTGGTGATATGGGATTTGTAGGGCCTCGACCAGAAAGACCTGAGTTTGTGCCGTGGCTGTCGGAACAGATCCCGTATTTCGATTTGCGCCACATGATTCGTCCGGGCCTGACGGGATGGGCGCAGGTACGCTATGGCTATGGCTCGACACTGGCAGAGACTCGCGAGAAGCTTGAGTACGATTTGTATTACATCAAGCACATGTCTCTAGGGCTGGACTTATTGATCATGTTCGAGACAGTGAAGACGATTCTACGGCGACGGGGAGCGCAATAA
- a CDS encoding CpsD/CapB family tyrosine-protein kinase encodes MSRIYEALQKAESERKLERHERESFAPEQVADDSPIPARTASAVAEEYDSASMQTMTSRLAETFEPSPLTHDRASGLNVDKIARQPWSPVLSQLPALLDRGPSVEQFRSLRSRIYELRDISPLKSILVSSGLPQEGKSFISANLAISLARHKNSKVLLIDGDMRRYTAHEILGCESQPGLAEYLAGKASIEEVMQRADAADANGSAKFHLTNLTFIPGGNGGDKAADLSGNPRFGELIKLAEPHFDWIIVDSSPVLPVSDAVNLARSCDGVLLVARGGVTKFPVAQRAASELKASNILGFVLNAVEDKPQVGDYYGYNANKE; translated from the coding sequence ATGAGCCGCATATACGAAGCACTGCAAAAGGCAGAATCGGAGCGGAAGTTGGAGCGGCACGAACGCGAATCATTCGCGCCGGAACAGGTGGCCGATGATAGTCCTATTCCTGCGCGAACTGCGTCCGCTGTTGCCGAAGAGTACGATTCTGCTTCGATGCAAACGATGACGAGCCGTCTCGCCGAGACGTTCGAACCATCGCCGTTGACGCATGACCGTGCGTCGGGACTCAATGTAGATAAGATTGCCCGGCAGCCGTGGTCTCCAGTCTTGTCTCAATTACCGGCTCTGCTGGATCGTGGTCCTTCCGTAGAACAGTTTCGGAGCCTGCGTTCACGGATTTACGAGCTCCGCGACATTAGTCCGCTGAAGTCGATTCTAGTGAGCAGCGGTCTGCCGCAGGAGGGAAAAAGCTTCATCTCGGCGAATCTTGCTATTAGCCTGGCGCGTCACAAGAACAGCAAAGTGCTTCTGATCGATGGTGATATGCGTCGTTATACTGCACATGAGATATTGGGCTGTGAGTCGCAACCGGGATTAGCGGAGTATCTGGCTGGAAAGGCAAGCATCGAAGAAGTGATGCAGAGGGCAGATGCGGCGGATGCAAATGGATCAGCTAAGTTTCATCTGACGAACCTTACCTTTATCCCGGGCGGCAATGGCGGCGATAAGGCGGCCGATCTTTCCGGAAATCCACGTTTCGGCGAATTGATCAAATTAGCGGAACCACATTTTGACTGGATTATTGTAGATTCTTCACCGGTGCTCCCTGTGTCGGATGCAGTGAATCTGGCGCGGTCCTGCGACGGTGTGCTGCTGGTTGCTCGTGGAGGGGTGACCAAGTTTCCTGTGGCACAGCGCGCGGCAAGCGAGTTGAAGGCCTCGAACATTCTTGGCTTTGTGCTTAATGCCGTAGAGGACAAACCCCAGGTTGGCGATTATTACGGGTACAACGCCAACAAGGAGTAA